From Brassica oleracea var. oleracea cultivar TO1000 chromosome C3, BOL, whole genome shotgun sequence, a single genomic window includes:
- the LOC106328110 gene encoding UDP-arabinopyranose mutase 1-like, with product MVEPANTVGIPLNHAALLRDELDIVIPTIRNLDFLEMWRPFLQPYHLIIVQDGDPSKTIAVPEGFDYELYNRNDINRILGPKASCISFKDSACRCFGYMVSKKKYIFTIDDDCFVAKDPSGKAVNALEQHIKNLLCPSSPLFFNTLYDPYREGADFVRGYPFSLREGVSTAVSHGLWLNIPDYDAPTQLVKPKERNTRYVDAVMTIPKGTLFPMCGMNLAFDRELIGPAMYFGLMGDGQPIGRYDDMWAGWCVKVICDHLGLGVKTGLPYIYHSKASNPFVNLKKEYKGIFWQEDIIPFFQSAKLSKEAVTVQQCYIELSKMVKEKLSAIDPYFDKLADAMVTWIEAWDELNPATKA from the exons ATGGTTGAACCGGCGAATACCGTTGGAATCCCACTGAACCACGCCGCGCTGCTGAGGGATGAGCTCGACATCGTGATCCCGACGATCCGCAACCTCGATTTCCTCGAGATGTGGAGGCCTTTTCTCCAGCCTTACCATCTCATCATCGTCCAGGACGGAGATCCTTCCAAGACCATTGCTGTCCCCGAAGGGTTCGATTACGAGCTCTACAACAGGAACGACATTAACCGAATCCTCGGTCCCAAAGCTTCGTGCATCTCCTTCAAGGACTCTGCTTGTCGCTGCTTCGGTTACATGGTCTCTAAGAAGAAGTACATCTTCACAATTGATGACGATTGCTTC GTTGCTAAGGATCCATCTGGAAAAGCTGTGAACGCACTTGAGCAACACATCAAGAACCTTCTCTGCCCATCGTCCCCACTTTTCTTCAACACCTTGTACGACCCATACCGTGAAGGTGCTGACTTCGTCCGTGGATACCCTTTCAGTCTCCGTGAGGGTGTTTCCACTGCTGTCTCTCACGGTCTCTGGCTCAACATCCCTGATTACGATGCTCCGACCCAACTCGTGAAGCCTAAGGAAAGGAACACAAG GTATGTGGATGCTGTCATGACCATCCCAAAGGGAACACTGTTCCCAATGTGTGGAATGAACTTGGCCTTTGACCGTGAGCTCATTGGTCCAGCTATGTACTTCGGTCTCATGGGTGATGGTCAGCCTATTGGTCGCTACGACGATATGTGGGCTGGATGGTGTGTCAAG GTGATCTGTGACCATTTGGGATTGGGAGTGAAGACGGGTCTTCCTTACATCTACCACAGCAAGGCGAGCAACCCATTTGTGAACCTGAAGAAGGAGTACAAGGGAATTTTCTGGCAGGAGGACATCATTCCTTTCTTCCAGAGTGCAAAGCTCTCCAAAGAAGCTGTGACGGTTCAACAATGCTACATTGAGCTGTCCAAGATGGTGAAGGAGAAGCTTAGCGCCATTGATCCTTACTTTGACAAGCTTGCTGATGCTATGGTGACTTGGATTGAAGCTTGGGATGAGCTTAACCCGGCCACTAAAGCTTGA
- the LOC106334376 gene encoding uncharacterized protein LOC106334376 — MKNTNTKLITLVIGFLVLVMIMHLPHALQGGNIDVGGSKYEDYGLMLSGSDPLLMGRKLKGLKPMESGTKKRSTKASRDSTKEIDNLMRSDYPSRMKGRKRTPIHN, encoded by the exons ATGAAGAACACAAACACAAAGTTAATCACACTCGTTATAGGGTTTCTCGTCCTCGTGATGATAATGCATCTTCCTCATGCGCTTCAAG GTGGAAACATAGATGTAGGTGGATCCAAATACGAAGACTATGGTCTTATGCTAAGCGGCAGTGATCCTCTCTTGATGGGACGAAAG TTAAAAGGTCTAAAGCCTATGGAGTCTGGAACAAAGAAACGATCAACAAAAGCCTCGAGAGATTCAACAAAAGAAATTGATAATCTAATGAGAAGCGACTATCCGTCACGTATGAAAGGAAGGAAGAGGACTCCAATACATAACTGA
- the LOC106336280 gene encoding uncharacterized protein At1g04910-like has protein sequence MCKSEKSIYHKKLWEMKVKFLGGSKFKNSLVSRSRMSLWMIRAMTILLLWSCFVHLVALGEMWGPRLLKGWPSCFNHGHDFPMAAAQDMASLPMKIALPPKRIYQNNGYLMISCNGGLNQMRAAICDMVTIARYMNVTLIVPELDKTSFWNDPSEFKDIFDVDHFITSLRDEVRILKEVPPRLKRRVELGVYHTMPPISWSNMSYYQDQILPLVKKHKILHLNKTDTRLVNNELPVEVQKLRCRVNFNGLRFTPKIEELGRRVVKILREKGPFLVLHLRYEMDMLAFSGCSHGCNRYEEEELTRMRYAYPWWKEKVINSELKRKEGLCPLTPEETALTLSALGIDRNVQIYIAAGEIYGGKRRLKALTDVFPNVVRKETLLDSSDLSFCQNHSSQMAALDYLISLESDIFVPTYYGNMAKVVEGHRRFLGFKKTIELNRKFLVNLIDEYYQGMLSWEVFSTTVKSFHATRMGGPKKRLVIPNKPKEEDYFYANPYECLQLLHENENGNSLDETK, from the exons ATGTGTAAATCAGAGAAGTCTATTTACCACAAGAAGCTCTGGGAGATGAAGGTTAAGTTTCTAGGAGGTAGCAAGTTCAAGAACTCCCTTGTTTCAAGGTCTCGTATGAGCCTTTGGATGATTCGTGCCATGACCATACTCTTGCTGTGGAGTTGTTTCGTTCATCTGGTGGCTTTGGGTGAGATGTGGGGACCAAGACTGTTGAAAGGCTGGCCTTCTTGTTTCAATCACGGACATGACTTCCCAATGGCTGCTGCACAAGATATGGCTTCTCTTCCCATGAAAATAGCCCTCCCTCCTAAAA GGATATATCAGAACAATGGCTATCTTATGATTTCTTGCAATGGAGGACTCAACCAAATGCGAGCTGCG ATATGTGATATGGTGACTATTGCAAGATACATGAATGTCACACTTATTGTCCCAGAGCTTGACAAGACCTCTTTTTGGAACGATCCTAG TGAGTTCAAAGACATATTCGACGTGGATCACTTCATAACTTCTTTGAGAGATGAGGTTCGTATACTTAAAGAGGTTCCTCCAAGGCTTAAGAGAAGGGTCGAGCTCGGTGTGTACCACACCATGCCTCCTATCAGCTGGTCCAACATGTCCTACTACCAAGACCAG ATTCTTCCCCTGGTGAAGAAGCATAAGATCTTACATCTAAACAAGACCGATACTCGACTTGTGAATAACGAACTTCCTGTTGAGGTTCAGAAGCTGAGATGCAGAGTAAACTTCAACGGGCTCAGGTTTACTCCAAAGATTGAGGAATTGGGTAGAAGAGTAGTCAAGATTCTGAGGGAGAAAGGTCCCTTTCTGGTTCTGCATCTCAGGTACGAAATGGATATGTTGGCATTCTCTGGTTGCTCTCACGGTTGCAACCGCTACGAAGAGGAAGAGCTCACAAGAATGAG ATATGCTTATCCATGGTGGAAGGAGAAAGTAATAAACTCAGAGTTGAAGAGGAAAGAAGGTCTTTGCCCATTGACTCCTGAAGAAACAGCTCTTACACTATCTGCCTTGGGCATTGACCGTAATGTTCAGATTTACATAGCTGCTGGAGAGATATACGGTGGTAAAAGGAGGTTAAAGGCTTTAACAGATGTCTTTCCCAATGTG GTGAGGAAAGAAACTCTGCTTGATTCGTCTGATTTGAGTTTTTGTCAGAACCATTCTTCTCAAATGGCTGCTCTTGATTACCTCATCTCGTTAGAAAGTGATATATTCGTTCCTACTTATTATGGGAACATGGCTAAAGTTGTGGAAGGTCATCGCAG GTTCTTGGGGTTCAAGAAAACGATTGAGCTAAACAGGAAGTTCTTGGTTAATCTAATAGATGAATACTACCAAGGAATGTTGAGCTGGGAAGTGTTTTCCACCACGGTGAAGAGCTTTCACGCTACAAGAATGGGAGGTCCAAAGAAGCGGCTTGTGATTCCTAATAAACCAAAAGAAGAAGATTACTTCTATGCTAATCCATACGAATGTCTTCAGCTGTTACATGAGAATGAAAATGGCAATTCACTAGATGAAACCAAATGA